A single Camelus ferus isolate YT-003-E chromosome 3, BCGSAC_Cfer_1.0, whole genome shotgun sequence DNA region contains:
- the SELENOP gene encoding selenoprotein P, with protein MWRGLGLALALCLLPGGGTESQEQSSFCEKPPAWHINDQDPMLDSYGSVTVVALLQASUYLCILQASRLEDLRVKLEKKGYSNISFVVVNHQGLSSRLKYMHLKNKVSEHIPVYQQEENQTDVWTLLNGNKDDFLIYDRCGRLVYHLGLPFSFLTFPYVEESIKIVYCENKCGNCSLKTQEHEDFCKSVSLATEEQTTEAPQPHPHPHHRHHHHHHHGHQHLENSHPSEYPKPEAPDASENPPPSDLRHHHRHKGPQRQGYSGNUDMPVGSESLQLSLPQKKLURKGCINQLFCKFPKDSELALSSUCUHCRHLVFEKTGSAITUQCEENLPSLCSUQGLLAEETVIESUQURMPPAAUQASQQLKPTEASTKUSUKNKAEMUEUPSN; from the exons ATGTGgagaggcctggggctggccctggctctctgtcttctccctggcGGAGGAACAGAGAGCCAGGAGCAAAGCTCCTTTTGTGAGAAACCTCCAGCCTGGCACATCAATGATCAAGACCCGATGCTGGACTCATATGGCTCAGTGACCGTGGTTGCTCTTCTTCAGGCCAGCTGATACCTGTGCATTCTGCAGGCATCCAG atTGGAAGACCTGCgagtaaaactggagaaaaaaggATACTCTAACATCtcctttgttgttgttaatcATCAAGGTCTCTCTTCTCGATTAAAATATATGCATCTTAAAAATAAGGTGTCAGAGCATATTCCTGTTTATCAACAAGAGGAAAACCAAACAGATGTCTGGactcttttaaatggaaataaagatgaCTTCCTCATATACGACAg ATGTGGCCGCCTTGTGTATCATCTTGGTTTGCCTTTCTCCTTCCTAACTTTCCCATATGTAGAAGAATCcattaagattgtttactgtgaaaataaatgtggaaactgctctctcaag aCCCAGGAACATGAAGACTTCTGTAAAAGTGTCTCTTTGGCTACAGAGGAGCAAACAACCGAGGCTCCACAGCCTCATCCTCATCCCCATCaccgtcaccatcaccatcaccatcatggGCATCAGCATCTTGAGAACAGTCATCCTTCAGAGTATCCAAAACCAGAAGCACCAGATGCTTCTGAGAACCCCCCTCCTTCAGATCTTCGTCACCACCATAGGCACAAGGGTCCCCAAAGACAGGGATACTCAGGGAACTGAGATATGCCAGTAGGAAGTGAAAGTTTACAACTTTCTCTTCCACAAAAGAAGCTCTGACGAAAGGGATGCATAAATCAGTTATTCTGTAAATTCCCCAAAGATTCAGAGTTGGCTCTGAGTAGCTGATGCTGACACTGTCGACATCTGGTATTTGAAAAAACAGGGTCTGCAATCACCTGACAGTGTGAAGAAAACCTCCCCTCTTTATGCAGCTGACAAGGCCTTCTGGCAGAGGAGACCGTCATTGAATCTTGACAATGACGTATGCCTCCAGCTGCCTGACAGGCGAGTCAGCAGCTCAAGCCCACAGAAGCCAGCACCAAATGAAGCtgaaaaaataaggcagaaatgTGAGAATGACcttcaaattaa